In Lysinibacillus sp. FSL M8-0337, the following proteins share a genomic window:
- a CDS encoding ABC transporter permease yields MMYMIRRFILLMTTILLVSMITFGVFQILPGDPVRTMLGTEADPTQIENLRSELGLDRPLYEQYTDWIKGLLTGELGHSIRFSMPVKDLLLDRLPVTMSLAVLTLTIVLMVSLPLGMFAARRQNKLSDVSLSTLTQIGMAVPSFWLGMMLILYVGMQFSFLKISGYIPWSQSVAGALSTLILPALTIAIPQIAVNFRYVRTAILEQMQLDYVRTIRSKGMSERNVMYKHVLKNAMIPILTVFGLIMAEVVAGTIIVEQVFSLPGVGQLLITAISNRDFPLVQGIVMYITVAVVVINFIVDILYSVLDPRIRLR; encoded by the coding sequence ATGATGTATATGATACGTCGATTCATCCTGTTAATGACAACGATTCTTCTAGTGTCGATGATTACATTTGGTGTTTTTCAAATTTTGCCTGGGGATCCTGTTCGAACAATGTTAGGAACAGAAGCAGATCCTACACAAATTGAAAACTTGCGGTCTGAGCTTGGTTTGGACCGCCCCCTTTATGAACAATACACTGATTGGATAAAGGGATTATTGACTGGCGAATTAGGCCATTCCATTCGTTTCTCCATGCCTGTAAAAGACTTATTATTGGATAGACTGCCTGTTACGATGTCGTTAGCTGTCCTGACATTAACCATTGTATTAATGGTTTCCTTGCCACTTGGCATGTTTGCTGCGAGACGCCAAAATAAGCTGAGCGATGTATCCTTATCGACATTGACACAAATTGGGATGGCGGTGCCTTCATTTTGGCTCGGGATGATGCTAATTTTATATGTGGGCATGCAGTTTAGTTTTTTAAAAATTAGTGGCTATATTCCGTGGTCACAAAGTGTTGCCGGGGCGTTAAGTACGCTTATTCTGCCGGCGTTAACTATCGCTATACCTCAAATTGCTGTCAACTTCCGTTACGTGCGTACGGCCATTTTAGAACAAATGCAACTTGATTATGTACGGACAATTCGCAGTAAGGGGATGTCGGAACGGAATGTGATGTATAAGCATGTGTTAAAAAATGCCATGATTCCGATTTTGACCGTTTTTGGTTTGATAATGGCAGAAGTTGTGGCAGGTACGATTATTGTAGAGCAAGTATTTTCATTGCCAGGTGTTGGACAGCTATTGATTACAGCGATTAGTAATCGCGATTTCCCACTAGTGCAAGGCATCGTGATGTATATTACGGTAGCCGTTGTTGTTATTAATTTTATCGTCGATATTTTATATTCTGTTTTAGATCCAAGAATCCGATTACGATGA